Proteins encoded in a region of the Dorea longicatena genome:
- a CDS encoding V0D/AC39 family V-type ATPase subunit: protein MSEQYTYAVARIRALEVSLFSDSTIDQLIACQNYDQALQFLEEKGWGDAESSGDAEKILTREEEKTWEVVKELSIGMEHFDVLSYPKLFHNLKAAVKEVCTGDKNRHIYYEDVRIPGEEMRKIVEDRDFGKLPDSMRIAGEEAYETLLHTGDGQLCDVIIDRAALDAIYQAGKESPDKIIQDYAESTVAVADIKIAVRSQKTAKSTDFMKRAMAECDSLSVSQLSKAALSGMDAICEYLRGTAYAEGADALAESPSAFERWCDNRIIQTISPEKYHAFTIGPVIAYVIARQNEIKTVRIILSGKQNELPDDSIRERVREMYV, encoded by the coding sequence ATGAGTGAACAATATACCTATGCGGTCGCAAGAATCCGTGCCCTGGAAGTATCCCTGTTCTCTGACAGTACCATCGACCAGCTGATTGCGTGCCAGAATTATGATCAGGCACTGCAGTTCTTAGAAGAGAAAGGCTGGGGAGATGCCGAAAGCAGCGGGGATGCGGAAAAGATCCTGACGAGAGAAGAAGAAAAGACATGGGAAGTAGTAAAAGAACTGTCGATCGGAATGGAACATTTCGATGTGCTTTCTTATCCGAAGCTTTTTCATAATTTAAAGGCAGCGGTCAAGGAAGTATGCACCGGAGATAAGAACCGGCATATCTATTATGAAGATGTTCGGATTCCTGGAGAAGAGATGCGTAAGATCGTAGAAGACAGAGACTTTGGAAAGCTTCCGGACAGTATGCGGATTGCAGGAGAAGAAGCATACGAGACACTTCTTCATACAGGAGACGGGCAGCTCTGTGATGTGATCATAGACCGGGCAGCACTGGATGCTATCTATCAGGCGGGAAAAGAGTCACCGGATAAGATCATACAGGATTATGCAGAATCCACAGTGGCAGTGGCGGACATCAAGATCGCTGTCCGGTCACAGAAGACCGCAAAATCAACAGACTTTATGAAACGGGCAATGGCGGAATGTGATTCCTTAAGTGTCAGCCAACTCTCGAAAGCGGCACTTAGCGGCATGGATGCCATCTGTGAATACTTAAGAGGAACGGCTTATGCAGAAGGTGCGGATGCACTGGCAGAGTCGCCGTCGGCATTTGAAAGATGGTGTGACAACCGGATCATTCAGACGATAAGCCCGGAGAAATATCATGCATTTACGATAGGACCGGTAATTGCCTACGTAATTGCAAGGCAGAATGAGATTAAAACGGTACGAATCATTTTATCCGGAAAGCAGAATGAACTGCCGGATGATTCAATCCGGGAAAGGGTAAGGGAAATGTATGTATAA
- a CDS encoding V-type ATP synthase subunit I yields the protein MAVLQMQRISICALKHDRKAILEKLQSMGMIEMHQVAQDEAGFEKMDTQSAKSSFEKRVQITENALDVLNQYTPEKKSMFASLEGNELIDKKTMEAAAAKQEAVMEVAGLLIADHKKIAEAQAEIVKRNTQIEALTPWMSLEVAMNYPGTKKTAMLLGTMAAETTLEMIYGKLAEDHPEIEAVDISVISQDKDAVYLSVFCMKDQAADVENTLRTAGFSRPVVSTEQIPAKQKEELEEQIRQIEQTIADIRGEIISYAEDREELKIIGDYYRMRAEKYEVLGTLPQSRRTFIISGYAAKEAIPAIQKGIGDAYDCVIDVEELKEDEEPPVILKNNGFSESVEGVLESYGLPHKGEIDPTAIMSFFYVFFFGMMLSDAAYGAIIAIVCLIVLKKFPRMSAGMRKSMKMFMYCGISTMVWGILFGGYFGDVVDVVSSTFFGKELTIKPLWFAPLNDPMRLLIYSMAFGLVHLFVGLGIKGYMLLKDGKVLDFFCDIVLWYIFLIGLILMLLPSEIFASIAQTKIVFPAALVTLSKALAIIGALGLLLMSGRSSKNPALRLALGAYDIYNITGWLSDVLSYSRLLALGLATGVIASVVNQMGSMLGKSVFGVILFIVVFIVGHAMNLAINLLGAYVHTNRLQFVEFFGKFYEGGGKPFEPFHAETKYVDIKEEK from the coding sequence ATGGCAGTATTGCAGATGCAGCGAATCAGTATCTGCGCATTGAAACATGACCGGAAAGCGATTCTGGAAAAACTGCAGTCCATGGGCATGATAGAGATGCATCAGGTCGCGCAGGACGAAGCCGGATTCGAGAAGATGGATACGCAGAGTGCGAAATCAAGCTTCGAGAAACGGGTGCAGATCACGGAAAACGCACTGGATGTATTGAATCAGTATACACCGGAGAAAAAATCCATGTTCGCCAGTCTGGAAGGAAATGAGCTGATCGATAAAAAGACGATGGAAGCTGCCGCAGCGAAGCAGGAAGCAGTCATGGAAGTGGCGGGACTTCTGATCGCTGATCATAAGAAAATTGCGGAAGCACAGGCTGAGATTGTGAAGCGGAATACCCAGATAGAAGCACTTACACCATGGATGAGTCTGGAAGTTGCGATGAATTATCCGGGCACGAAAAAGACGGCAATGCTTCTTGGAACCATGGCGGCGGAGACGACACTGGAAATGATCTACGGAAAGCTTGCCGAAGATCATCCGGAGATCGAAGCCGTAGATATATCGGTTATAAGTCAGGATAAAGATGCCGTGTACTTAAGCGTGTTCTGTATGAAGGACCAGGCAGCAGATGTGGAGAATACACTCCGCACTGCAGGATTCTCAAGACCGGTTGTATCGACAGAGCAGATTCCGGCAAAGCAGAAAGAAGAACTGGAAGAACAGATCAGACAGATCGAACAGACAATTGCAGATATCCGGGGAGAGATCATATCTTACGCAGAAGACCGGGAGGAACTGAAGATCATCGGTGACTATTACCGGATGCGTGCAGAAAAGTACGAAGTACTGGGAACACTTCCGCAGTCCAGACGTACATTTATTATCAGTGGTTACGCAGCAAAAGAAGCGATACCGGCGATCCAGAAAGGAATCGGGGATGCATATGACTGTGTGATCGATGTAGAAGAGTTAAAAGAAGACGAAGAACCACCGGTGATCCTTAAGAATAACGGATTTTCGGAAAGTGTGGAAGGAGTCCTGGAGTCTTACGGACTTCCGCATAAAGGAGAGATCGATCCGACCGCGATCATGTCATTCTTCTATGTATTTTTCTTTGGAATGATGTTATCAGATGCAGCGTATGGTGCGATCATCGCAATCGTGTGTCTGATCGTCCTTAAGAAATTCCCGCGCATGAGTGCCGGTATGAGGAAATCTATGAAAATGTTCATGTACTGTGGAATTTCTACCATGGTATGGGGAATCTTATTCGGTGGATATTTCGGAGATGTCGTAGACGTCGTATCGAGCACATTCTTTGGAAAAGAACTGACGATCAAGCCGCTGTGGTTTGCACCGTTAAATGATCCGATGCGACTTCTGATTTATTCGATGGCATTCGGACTGGTCCATCTGTTCGTGGGTCTTGGGATCAAGGGATATATGTTGTTAAAAGACGGAAAGGTACTGGATTTCTTCTGCGATATCGTATTGTGGTACATTTTCCTGATCGGACTGATCCTGATGTTACTTCCGTCAGAGATATTTGCTTCAATCGCACAGACCAAGATCGTGTTCCCGGCAGCGCTTGTTACATTGTCAAAAGCACTGGCAATCATCGGGGCACTCGGACTGTTATTGATGTCCGGAAGATCGAGCAAGAATCCGGCACTTCGGCTGGCACTTGGAGCATATGATATCTATAATATCACCGGATGGTTAAGTGATGTATTATCATACTCCAGACTTCTGGCACTGGGACTTGCAACAGGTGTTATCGCATCCGTTGTCAACCAGATGGGAAGCATGCTTGGTAAGAGTGTATTTGGAGTCATCTTATTTATCGTAGTATTTATCGTCGGACATGCAATGAACCTGGCAATCAACCTGCTTGGTGCATATGTCCACACCAACCGACTTCAATTTGTGGAATTCTTCGGAAAATTCTACGAAGGCGGTGGAAAACCTTTCGAACCGTTTCATGCGGAGACAAAATATGTAGATATTAAGGAGGAAAAATAG
- a CDS encoding V-type ATP synthase subunit K: MSIWNDMGMVYALLGAAVAVFLAGAGSAIGVGIAGQAASGVVTEDPSKFAKVLIMQLLPGTQGIYGLLVGFITLSKIGLLGGGAADLDPKTGLLILAACLPIGIVGLISGKAQGQTAAAAIGIVAKKPDQFGKAMLFPAMVETYAILALLISILSVTAIQV, translated from the coding sequence ATGAGTATTTGGAATGATATGGGAATGGTATATGCACTTCTTGGTGCGGCAGTGGCAGTATTCCTGGCAGGTGCAGGATCTGCGATCGGAGTTGGTATTGCAGGACAGGCAGCGTCCGGAGTTGTAACAGAAGACCCAAGCAAATTCGCAAAAGTACTGATCATGCAGCTGCTTCCTGGTACACAGGGAATCTACGGACTGCTGGTTGGTTTCATTACATTATCCAAGATCGGACTTCTTGGCGGTGGTGCAGCAGATCTGGATCCTAAGACAGGACTTCTGATCCTGGCAGCTTGTCTTCCAATCGGAATCGTTGGTCTGATCTCAGGAAAAGCACAGGGACAGACAGCAGCGGCAGCAATCGGAATTGTAGCAAAGAAACCGGATCAGTTCGGTAAAGCAATGTTGTTCCCTGCAATGGTTGAGACATATGCCATCCTTGCACTTCTGATTTCTATCCTTTCCGTAACAGCAATTCAGGTATAG
- a CDS encoding V-type ATP synthase subunit E encodes MAGLDKIKSQILDEAKVTADAKIEDAKAQAEQMKLKAQEEGARQADTILKKSEADTASQKERVKSAIDLQRRTRLLEAKQEMIAEIIEKAYEKVINLAPDDYYQMLLSILEAYILPQEGEIYFSVKDLENMPVGFGKEIEEIALAKGGKLTVAGAGRDNIDNGFILAYGGIEENCTIRAMFDAKRDELSDIVHRLLFV; translated from the coding sequence ATGGCTGGATTAGATAAGATCAAAAGTCAGATCCTTGACGAGGCAAAAGTGACAGCGGATGCGAAGATCGAAGATGCGAAAGCACAGGCAGAACAGATGAAGCTTAAGGCACAGGAAGAGGGAGCCAGACAGGCAGATACTATCCTGAAAAAGTCGGAAGCAGATACTGCATCGCAGAAAGAGCGTGTGAAATCAGCCATCGATCTTCAGAGAAGAACGAGACTTCTGGAAGCAAAGCAGGAGATGATCGCTGAGATCATCGAGAAGGCGTATGAAAAGGTTATAAACCTTGCGCCGGATGATTATTATCAGATGCTTCTGTCGATTCTGGAAGCATATATACTTCCGCAGGAGGGAGAGATCTATTTCTCCGTAAAAGATCTGGAAAATATGCCGGTAGGATTTGGCAAAGAAATTGAAGAAATAGCTCTGGCAAAGGGAGGAAAACTTACTGTAGCCGGAGCGGGCAGAGATAATATTGACAATGGATTCATTCTTGCGTACGGTGGAATTGAAGAGAACTGTACGATCAGGGCAATGTTCGATGCGAAGCGGGATGAGCTTTCAGATATCGTTCACCGGCTGCTCTTTGTATGA